A single genomic interval of Heliangelus exortis chromosome 20, bHelExo1.hap1, whole genome shotgun sequence harbors:
- the PECAM1 gene encoding platelet endothelial cell adhesion molecule isoform X1, with amino-acid sequence MYLVLLMIFLHCSELFAQERVFTFNTVEITVQPSGKVKNGAPMSIVCHADISQSTNFQLKYNFTIFKDSKLVFMAVKDKGHAQYEIPVTRSSDTGDYECTVEAGGKTKSSNSLHVWVTGMTKPILTAEKNEVLEGEVVKLRCELPEEEPPLYFVFRKIKMNSTPKEKQILERYRNFSEVEFPVEEGDNILQFDCFGRRSVKLEFESSEHSNKTLVTVREPFIKPTLTVKPSSNITEGDRIQFECSTVAAQMNKIEIILQKNKTILKSVRDEKFLKYFAVATLEDSGEYLCKVEQGRASKSTKLSVVVSELFPKPTLAASMTKLDENKELTLSCSINGFRKANFSVFRRNSDGDIWLRNSRNLTMRVNVNHTGSYVCKAEVKGIVKESKPVRINVYAPVSKPTLSVASGLPEVVLGKPLWLICHSAMGTPPITFTFYKGNEVKKEIVNDTYATFLDENIGQNDKSGYKCEAKNNHSSGVKTSNILNITVIVPIKNASLGSIPYGEVEDGSETAFLCSVKEGSWPIHFRIFRKTDHEVLVFETREHSDRVMWRKEAMNRQDTGTYYCMASNRANVDVKSHPITISVILAAWQKGVIAAFVLIPIAGAVTLALWWFLCKKKKAKGPSMEMSGSALAANLTSEKLTREHSDGDYYSGSGYIEDSENHMKATDESKGPDLESDEVEYTEVEVSTLDPHRAPVQKGTETVYSEIRKANNDSLENRHSRIQGHPDAT; translated from the exons ATGTATCTTGTTCTTCTGATGATTTTCTTGCACT GTTCAGAACTTTTTGCTCAGGAGAGAG TTTTTACTTTCAACACAGTTGAAATCACGGTTCAGCCATCTGGCAAAGTAAAGAATGGGGCTCCTATGTCAATTGTCTGCCATGCTGATATTAGCCAAAGTACCAATTTCCAGCTGAAGtataattttacaatttttaaggATAGCAAGCTCGTGTTCATGGCTGTCAAAGACAAAGGACATGCACAATATGAAATACCTGTGACTAGATCTTCAGATACAGGAGACTATGAGTGTACTGTGGAAGCAGGTGGAAAGACAAAATCCAGTAACTCCTTACATGTTTGGGTAACAG gAATGACCAAGCCAATTCTGACTGctgagaaaaatgaagttttagaGGGTGAAGTTGTGAAGTTACGTTGTGAGCTGCCAGAAGAAGAACCTcctttatattttgttttccgGAAGATAAAGATGAATTCAACAcctaaagaaaaacagatacTTGAACGATACAGAAATTTCTCTGAAGTGGAATTTCCTGTTGAAGAAGGAGATAATATTTTACAATTTGATTGTTTTGGTAGGAGAAGTGTAAAACTTGAATTTGAAAGCTCAgaacacagcaacaaaacacTTGTTACAGTCAGGG AACCTTTTATAAAGCCTACTCTGACTGTCAAGCCCTCAAGTAATATTACAGAAGGAGACAGAATACAGTTTGAATGCTCAACTGTGGCAGCCCAAATGAATAAGATTGAAATCATactccagaaaaacaaaacaatactgAAGAGTGTACGAGATGAGAAATTTTTGAAATACTTTGCAGTAGCTACTCTGGAGGACAGTGGTGAATACCTGTGTAAGGTGGAGCAAGGGAGAGCATCTAAAAGCACCAAACTAAGTGTTGTTGTGTCAG aGTTATTCCCCAAGCCAACATTGGCTGCTTCTATGACTAAGCTGGATGAAAATAAAGAACTAACTTTGAGTTGCAGCATTAATGGTTTTAGGAAAGCAAACTTCTCTGTGTTTCGGAGAAATTCAGATGGAGATATCTGGTTGAGAAATTCTAGAAACTTAACCATGAGAGTTAATGTGAATCATACTGGATCCTATGTCTGTAAAGCTGAAGTAAAAGGAATAGTCAAGGAGAGCAAACCTGTAAGGATAAATGTTTATG CTCCAGTCTCCAAGCCAACCCTTTCTGTTGCCAGTGGTTTACCAGAGGTGGTGTTAGGGAAGCCTTTGTGGTTAATCTGTCATTCAGCAATGGGAACACCTCCAATAACATTCACATTCTACAAAGGAAATGAAGTTAAGAAAGAAATAGTTAATGACACATATGCCACGTTCTTGGATGAAAATATTGGACAAAATGACAAAAGTGGATACAAATGTGAAGCTAAAAATAATCACTCCAGTGGTGTGAAAACcagcaatattttaaacatcACAGTAATAG TACCTATCAAAAATGCCAGCTTGGGCAGCATTCCATACGGAGAAGTGGAAGATGGCAGTGagactgcttttctctgctctgtgaaAGAAGGATCTTGGCCGATCCACTTTCggattttcagaaaaactgatcATGAAGTTCTTGTGTTTGAAACAAGAGAACACTCAGACAGAGTGATGTGGCGCAAGGAAGCAATGAACAggcaggacacagggacatATTACTGCATGGCTTCCAACCGAGCCAATGTGGATGTGAAGAGCCACCCAATAACCATCAGTG TCATCTTAGCGGCTTGGCAGAAAGGAGTCATTGCTGCATTTGTCCTAATACCTATTGCAGGAGCAGTAACTCTGgctttgtggtggtttttgtgtaagaagaaaaagg CTAAAGGACCATCCATGGAGATGTCTGG TTCTGCCTTGGCTGCAAACTTGACAAGTGAAAAACTGACCAGAGAGCACAGTGATGGAGACTACTATTCAG GATCAGGTTACATTGAAGATAGTGAAAATCATATGAAAGCAACAGATGAAAGTAAAG GACCTGACCTTGAGAGTGATGAGGTGGAGTACACTGAAGTTGAAGTATCAACGCTTGATCCTCACAGAG ctcctgtACAGAAGGGGACTGAAACAGTTTATAGTG
- the PECAM1 gene encoding platelet endothelial cell adhesion molecule isoform X2, with protein sequence MYLVLLMIFLHCSELFAQERVFTFNTVEITVQPSGKVKNGAPMSIVCHADISQSTNFQLKYNFTIFKDSKLVFMAVKDKGHAQYEIPVTRSSDTGDYECTVEAGGKTKSSNSLHVWVTGMTKPILTAEKNEVLEGEVVKLRCELPEEEPPLYFVFRKIKMNSTPKEKQILERYRNFSEVEFPVEEGDNILQFDCFGRRSVKLEFESSEHSNKTLVTVREPFIKPTLTVKPSSNITEGDRIQFECSTVAAQMNKIEIILQKNKTILKSVRDEKFLKYFAVATLEDSGEYLCKVEQGRASKSTKLSVVVSELFPKPTLAASMTKLDENKELTLSCSINGFRKANFSVFRRNSDGDIWLRNSRNLTMRVNVNHTGSYVCKAEVKGIVKESKPVRINVYAPVSKPTLSVASGLPEVVLGKPLWLICHSAMGTPPITFTFYKGNEVKKEIVNDTYATFLDENIGQNDKSGYKCEAKNNHSSGVKTSNILNITVIVPIKNASLGSIPYGEVEDGSETAFLCSVKEGSWPIHFRIFRKTDHEVLVFETREHSDRVMWRKEAMNRQDTGTYYCMASNRANVDVKSHPITISVILAAWQKGVIAAFVLIPIAGAVTLALWWFLCKKKKAKGPSMEMSGSALAANLTSEKLTREHSDGDYYSGPDLESDEVEYTEVEVSTLDPHRDSLENRHSRIQGHPDAT encoded by the exons ATGTATCTTGTTCTTCTGATGATTTTCTTGCACT GTTCAGAACTTTTTGCTCAGGAGAGAG TTTTTACTTTCAACACAGTTGAAATCACGGTTCAGCCATCTGGCAAAGTAAAGAATGGGGCTCCTATGTCAATTGTCTGCCATGCTGATATTAGCCAAAGTACCAATTTCCAGCTGAAGtataattttacaatttttaaggATAGCAAGCTCGTGTTCATGGCTGTCAAAGACAAAGGACATGCACAATATGAAATACCTGTGACTAGATCTTCAGATACAGGAGACTATGAGTGTACTGTGGAAGCAGGTGGAAAGACAAAATCCAGTAACTCCTTACATGTTTGGGTAACAG gAATGACCAAGCCAATTCTGACTGctgagaaaaatgaagttttagaGGGTGAAGTTGTGAAGTTACGTTGTGAGCTGCCAGAAGAAGAACCTcctttatattttgttttccgGAAGATAAAGATGAATTCAACAcctaaagaaaaacagatacTTGAACGATACAGAAATTTCTCTGAAGTGGAATTTCCTGTTGAAGAAGGAGATAATATTTTACAATTTGATTGTTTTGGTAGGAGAAGTGTAAAACTTGAATTTGAAAGCTCAgaacacagcaacaaaacacTTGTTACAGTCAGGG AACCTTTTATAAAGCCTACTCTGACTGTCAAGCCCTCAAGTAATATTACAGAAGGAGACAGAATACAGTTTGAATGCTCAACTGTGGCAGCCCAAATGAATAAGATTGAAATCATactccagaaaaacaaaacaatactgAAGAGTGTACGAGATGAGAAATTTTTGAAATACTTTGCAGTAGCTACTCTGGAGGACAGTGGTGAATACCTGTGTAAGGTGGAGCAAGGGAGAGCATCTAAAAGCACCAAACTAAGTGTTGTTGTGTCAG aGTTATTCCCCAAGCCAACATTGGCTGCTTCTATGACTAAGCTGGATGAAAATAAAGAACTAACTTTGAGTTGCAGCATTAATGGTTTTAGGAAAGCAAACTTCTCTGTGTTTCGGAGAAATTCAGATGGAGATATCTGGTTGAGAAATTCTAGAAACTTAACCATGAGAGTTAATGTGAATCATACTGGATCCTATGTCTGTAAAGCTGAAGTAAAAGGAATAGTCAAGGAGAGCAAACCTGTAAGGATAAATGTTTATG CTCCAGTCTCCAAGCCAACCCTTTCTGTTGCCAGTGGTTTACCAGAGGTGGTGTTAGGGAAGCCTTTGTGGTTAATCTGTCATTCAGCAATGGGAACACCTCCAATAACATTCACATTCTACAAAGGAAATGAAGTTAAGAAAGAAATAGTTAATGACACATATGCCACGTTCTTGGATGAAAATATTGGACAAAATGACAAAAGTGGATACAAATGTGAAGCTAAAAATAATCACTCCAGTGGTGTGAAAACcagcaatattttaaacatcACAGTAATAG TACCTATCAAAAATGCCAGCTTGGGCAGCATTCCATACGGAGAAGTGGAAGATGGCAGTGagactgcttttctctgctctgtgaaAGAAGGATCTTGGCCGATCCACTTTCggattttcagaaaaactgatcATGAAGTTCTTGTGTTTGAAACAAGAGAACACTCAGACAGAGTGATGTGGCGCAAGGAAGCAATGAACAggcaggacacagggacatATTACTGCATGGCTTCCAACCGAGCCAATGTGGATGTGAAGAGCCACCCAATAACCATCAGTG TCATCTTAGCGGCTTGGCAGAAAGGAGTCATTGCTGCATTTGTCCTAATACCTATTGCAGGAGCAGTAACTCTGgctttgtggtggtttttgtgtaagaagaaaaagg CTAAAGGACCATCCATGGAGATGTCTGG TTCTGCCTTGGCTGCAAACTTGACAAGTGAAAAACTGACCAGAGAGCACAGTGATGGAGACTACTATTCAG GACCTGACCTTGAGAGTGATGAGGTGGAGTACACTGAAGTTGAAGTATCAACGCTTGATCCTCACAGAG
- the PECAM1 gene encoding platelet endothelial cell adhesion molecule isoform X3 has product MSIVCHADISQSTNFQLKYNFTIFKDSKLVFMAVKDKGHAQYEIPVTRSSDTGDYECTVEAGGKTKSSNSLHVWVTGMTKPILTAEKNEVLEGEVVKLRCELPEEEPPLYFVFRKIKMNSTPKEKQILERYRNFSEVEFPVEEGDNILQFDCFGRRSVKLEFESSEHSNKTLVTVREPFIKPTLTVKPSSNITEGDRIQFECSTVAAQMNKIEIILQKNKTILKSVRDEKFLKYFAVATLEDSGEYLCKVEQGRASKSTKLSVVVSELFPKPTLAASMTKLDENKELTLSCSINGFRKANFSVFRRNSDGDIWLRNSRNLTMRVNVNHTGSYVCKAEVKGIVKESKPVRINVYAPVSKPTLSVASGLPEVVLGKPLWLICHSAMGTPPITFTFYKGNEVKKEIVNDTYATFLDENIGQNDKSGYKCEAKNNHSSGVKTSNILNITVIVPIKNASLGSIPYGEVEDGSETAFLCSVKEGSWPIHFRIFRKTDHEVLVFETREHSDRVMWRKEAMNRQDTGTYYCMASNRANVDVKSHPITISVILAAWQKGVIAAFVLIPIAGAVTLALWWFLCKKKKAKGPSMEMSGSALAANLTSEKLTREHSDGDYYSGSGYIEDSENHMKATDESKGPDLESDEVEYTEVEVSTLDPHRAPVQKGTETVYSEIRKANNDSLENRHSRIQGHPDAT; this is encoded by the exons ATGTCAATTGTCTGCCATGCTGATATTAGCCAAAGTACCAATTTCCAGCTGAAGtataattttacaatttttaaggATAGCAAGCTCGTGTTCATGGCTGTCAAAGACAAAGGACATGCACAATATGAAATACCTGTGACTAGATCTTCAGATACAGGAGACTATGAGTGTACTGTGGAAGCAGGTGGAAAGACAAAATCCAGTAACTCCTTACATGTTTGGGTAACAG gAATGACCAAGCCAATTCTGACTGctgagaaaaatgaagttttagaGGGTGAAGTTGTGAAGTTACGTTGTGAGCTGCCAGAAGAAGAACCTcctttatattttgttttccgGAAGATAAAGATGAATTCAACAcctaaagaaaaacagatacTTGAACGATACAGAAATTTCTCTGAAGTGGAATTTCCTGTTGAAGAAGGAGATAATATTTTACAATTTGATTGTTTTGGTAGGAGAAGTGTAAAACTTGAATTTGAAAGCTCAgaacacagcaacaaaacacTTGTTACAGTCAGGG AACCTTTTATAAAGCCTACTCTGACTGTCAAGCCCTCAAGTAATATTACAGAAGGAGACAGAATACAGTTTGAATGCTCAACTGTGGCAGCCCAAATGAATAAGATTGAAATCATactccagaaaaacaaaacaatactgAAGAGTGTACGAGATGAGAAATTTTTGAAATACTTTGCAGTAGCTACTCTGGAGGACAGTGGTGAATACCTGTGTAAGGTGGAGCAAGGGAGAGCATCTAAAAGCACCAAACTAAGTGTTGTTGTGTCAG aGTTATTCCCCAAGCCAACATTGGCTGCTTCTATGACTAAGCTGGATGAAAATAAAGAACTAACTTTGAGTTGCAGCATTAATGGTTTTAGGAAAGCAAACTTCTCTGTGTTTCGGAGAAATTCAGATGGAGATATCTGGTTGAGAAATTCTAGAAACTTAACCATGAGAGTTAATGTGAATCATACTGGATCCTATGTCTGTAAAGCTGAAGTAAAAGGAATAGTCAAGGAGAGCAAACCTGTAAGGATAAATGTTTATG CTCCAGTCTCCAAGCCAACCCTTTCTGTTGCCAGTGGTTTACCAGAGGTGGTGTTAGGGAAGCCTTTGTGGTTAATCTGTCATTCAGCAATGGGAACACCTCCAATAACATTCACATTCTACAAAGGAAATGAAGTTAAGAAAGAAATAGTTAATGACACATATGCCACGTTCTTGGATGAAAATATTGGACAAAATGACAAAAGTGGATACAAATGTGAAGCTAAAAATAATCACTCCAGTGGTGTGAAAACcagcaatattttaaacatcACAGTAATAG TACCTATCAAAAATGCCAGCTTGGGCAGCATTCCATACGGAGAAGTGGAAGATGGCAGTGagactgcttttctctgctctgtgaaAGAAGGATCTTGGCCGATCCACTTTCggattttcagaaaaactgatcATGAAGTTCTTGTGTTTGAAACAAGAGAACACTCAGACAGAGTGATGTGGCGCAAGGAAGCAATGAACAggcaggacacagggacatATTACTGCATGGCTTCCAACCGAGCCAATGTGGATGTGAAGAGCCACCCAATAACCATCAGTG TCATCTTAGCGGCTTGGCAGAAAGGAGTCATTGCTGCATTTGTCCTAATACCTATTGCAGGAGCAGTAACTCTGgctttgtggtggtttttgtgtaagaagaaaaagg CTAAAGGACCATCCATGGAGATGTCTGG TTCTGCCTTGGCTGCAAACTTGACAAGTGAAAAACTGACCAGAGAGCACAGTGATGGAGACTACTATTCAG GATCAGGTTACATTGAAGATAGTGAAAATCATATGAAAGCAACAGATGAAAGTAAAG GACCTGACCTTGAGAGTGATGAGGTGGAGTACACTGAAGTTGAAGTATCAACGCTTGATCCTCACAGAG ctcctgtACAGAAGGGGACTGAAACAGTTTATAGTG